The genomic window CTACACGCATTTGCAGCGCGCCCAACCCATTTCTTTAAGCCATGTCCTATTAGCTTATTTAGAAATGCTTCGCCGCGATCAACAAAGGCTTGAAGAATATTTAAATCACCTTGACTGTCTACCCCTTGGGGCTGGGGCATTGGCGGGAACAAGCTTTCCGATTGATCGCAATCAAGTGGCCAAACTTTTAAAATTTAGCCGCGTTTCTGACAATAGTATGGACACCGTGAGTAATCGTGATTTTGTGATTGAACTAGCAAGTCATCTCGCGCTGATCATGATGCATTTAAGTCGCCTGTCGGAAGAATGGATTTTATGGGCCTCGCAAGAATTTAATTTTATCCGTTTACCCCAAGAATATTGCACGGGCTCTTCGATGATGCCACAAAAAGTAAACCCCGACGCCTTAGAACTGATCCGAGGAAAAACTGGCCGCGTTTATGGAAGTTTAGTGGCCCTGCTCACTTTAATGAAGGGCACCCCCCTCACCTATAATAAAGATTTTCAAGAAGACAAAGAGCCCCTATTTGATGCGGTTAACACGGGGCTAGCGTGTCTTAAGATTTTAGGTGAAATTGCCGAAAAAGTTGAATTTAATGCAACAATAATGGCTAAGGCCAATCAAGAAGGTTTTGTTTTGGCCACCGAAGTGGCTGACTATTTGGCAAGCCAAGGGGTTCCCTTCCGTGAGGCTCATCATAAAGTAGGAGAGTTAATTCAATATTGCCTAAAAACAAATAAGACCTTCGAAGTTTTATCTTTAAAAGAATTCCAAGCGATTGATCAAAATTTTAACAAAGATATTTTTTCGATTTTAGAAATTGCGAACGCCGTTGATCGAAAAAACTCCTGGGGTGGCACCTCAAGAAATCAAATTAAAAAACAACTCAGTCGCTTGGAAAAGGAATTGGCTTAACATGCACCACTTTGAATACAAAGCAGGTGAGTTTTTTGCCGAAGGTGTTCCATTAAGCAAAATTGCTAACGAAGTTGGCACCCCAACTTATGTTTATTCGTATCGAACCATCGAGAGGCATTACCAAGTTTTTTCAGAGGCCTTTGCAGGGTTAACTCATCAGATCTGTTTTTCGATGAAAAGTAATTCTAACCTCGCTCTCTTGAGAGCCTTTGCCAAGTGGGGGAGTGGAGTTGATATTGTAAGTGGGGGTGAATTATTCCGCGCTTTAAAGGCAGGAGTTGACCCCAAAAAAATCGTATTTTCAGGGGTGGGCAAAACAAGCGCCGAAATGGTTGCAGCCCTAGAGGCTGGCATTTTAATGTTTAACGTCGAATCAGAAGCTGAGCTGCTAGCCCTTGATCAAGTCGCTCAATCTTTAAAAAAGAAAGCCCCGGTTAGTTTACGCATTAACCCCAATGTTGATCCCAAAACTCACCCCTATGTTAGTACGGGTTTAAAGAAGAGCAAGTTTGGCATTCAATTTGACCAAGCCCTCCCAGTTTACAAACATTGTTTATCTTTAAAAGGTATTAAAGTGGTGGGCATTGATTGCCATATCGGTTCCCAACTCACCGAAACCGAACCCTTTGTTGCAGCCTTGCAGCGACTTCTTGATTTGTATCATCAATTAACGAAAATGGGATTTAAAATAAAATACCTTGATCTTGGCGGAGGCTTAGGGATTCGCTACCAAGAAGAAAATCCCCCCCTGCCCCATGAATATGCACGAGCGCTTAAAAAAGAATTACAAGGTCTGCCTGTTACTTTGATTTTTGAACCCGGGCGGGTTTTATTGGGCAACGCCGGGGTTTTACTAACCCAAATGTTATACCAAAAAAATCGCGATGATAAAACTTTTCTCATCGTTGATGCAGCCATGAATGACCTTATTCGCCCAGCTTTTTATAAAAGCTACCATCAAATTCTTCCCTTGCAAGAAAGGGTGCGTCCTGAAATTGTAGCTGACATTGTAGGCCCAATTTGTGAGTCGGGTGATTTTTTGGCCTTAGACCGAAAAACGCCTTCCTACGCACCGGGTGAATATATGGCGATTATGAGCGCAGGGGCTTACGGATTTGTCATGGGAAGTAATTACAACAGCCGCCCCCGGGCCGCAGAAGTTTTAGTGAAAGACGAAAAGTATTTTGTGATTCGTAAACGGGAAACATTGGAGGATTTAGTGCGAGGGGAATCGATCCCTGCGTTTTTAACATCAAGGTTATCGTGAGATTAATGAATGGATGCCGGATCAAAGTCCGGCATGACGGCATGACGGTATTACGTCATCCCGGACCCTGATCCGGGATCCATATACGACAGATCGGAGTTTGTAATTGGCTAAAGTGCATTTTTCTAAATGGCAAGGATGTGGTAACGATGTCATTATTATTAATGGCTTGGGTGAAGAATTGCCCGACGCATCGGCGTTTGCTAAGCAATATTCTGATCGGCGTTTTGGGATTGGCTTTGATCAAATGCTTATTGTTAAACCCTCGGGGTCTGCCGATTTTAAAATG from Deltaproteobacteria bacterium includes these protein-coding regions:
- the argH gene encoding argininosuccinate lyase encodes the protein MSNQKLWGGRFSQPTSKGMDSFNASVSFDYILYPYDIEGSLAHVTMLAQCKIISAQEREQIIQGLQQIKKEIETGKFKWDVAAEDVHLNIEKRLLEIVGPVGGKLHTARSRNDQVALDLTLYCRDQTKNIIAALLHLQKILFKKAKNLLDVFLPGYTHLQRAQPISLSHVLLAYLEMLRRDQQRLEEYLNHLDCLPLGAGALAGTSFPIDRNQVAKLLKFSRVSDNSMDTVSNRDFVIELASHLALIMMHLSRLSEEWILWASQEFNFIRLPQEYCTGSSMMPQKVNPDALELIRGKTGRVYGSLVALLTLMKGTPLTYNKDFQEDKEPLFDAVNTGLACLKILGEIAEKVEFNATIMAKANQEGFVLATEVADYLASQGVPFREAHHKVGELIQYCLKTNKTFEVLSLKEFQAIDQNFNKDIFSILEIANAVDRKNSWGGTSRNQIKKQLSRLEKELA
- the lysA gene encoding diaminopimelate decarboxylase: MHHFEYKAGEFFAEGVPLSKIANEVGTPTYVYSYRTIERHYQVFSEAFAGLTHQICFSMKSNSNLALLRAFAKWGSGVDIVSGGELFRALKAGVDPKKIVFSGVGKTSAEMVAALEAGILMFNVESEAELLALDQVAQSLKKKAPVSLRINPNVDPKTHPYVSTGLKKSKFGIQFDQALPVYKHCLSLKGIKVVGIDCHIGSQLTETEPFVAALQRLLDLYHQLTKMGFKIKYLDLGGGLGIRYQEENPPLPHEYARALKKELQGLPVTLIFEPGRVLLGNAGVLLTQMLYQKNRDDKTFLIVDAAMNDLIRPAFYKSYHQILPLQERVRPEIVADIVGPICESGDFLALDRKTPSYAPGEYMAIMSAGAYGFVMGSNYNSRPRAAEVLVKDEKYFVIRKRETLEDLVRGESIPAFLTSRLS